One window of the Bacteroidia bacterium genome contains the following:
- a CDS encoding DUF2188 domain-containing protein → MSKKNSGRTIYHVPGKGWADKANDAIKPAKFYETQAEAYEAGRQRLINQGGGEIAIKNKNTGKIRQKTTIPHGNDPYPPKG, encoded by the coding sequence ATGAGTAAGAAAAATTCTGGTCGTACTATTTACCATGTTCCTGGAAAGGGGTGGGCAGATAAAGCAAATGATGCTATCAAACCAGCTAAGTTTTATGAAACACAAGCTGAAGCTTACGAAGCTGGCCGTCAGCGCCTTATCAATCAAGGTGGTGGAGAAATTGCTATAAAGAATAAAAACACTGGAAAAATTAGACAAAAAACCACAATACCACACGGCAACGATCCTTATCCTCCTAAAGGATAA
- a CDS encoding DNA polymerase, protein MTHLSIDIETYSSTNLVKSGVYRYVEADDFEVMLFGYSIDGGKVEVVDIVQGETIPESITEALFDDSILKWAFNANFERICLSKFLGLSQGQYLSPSSWHCTMIWSAYLGLPLSLEGAGAILGLEKQKLNEGKELIRYFCNPCSPTISNEGRLRNKATDDPIRWELFAAYNRRDVEVELAIQKRLSRFPVPSHIWQEYHLDQIINDRGVKIDIPFVSNAIVMDERSKEEISNRLKYITDLENPNSVMQLKEWLNDQGIEIDTLGRKDVEKSIKHTPDYIQEVLTLRLKLAKSSVRKYEAMLATVCRDSRARGMFQFYGANRTGRWAGRRVQLQNLPQNRIEDLEVARSLVESGNYDAVKLLYSNVPDTLSQLIRTAFIPESNKRLLVSDFSAIEARVIAWLANEKWRINVFKDGGDIYCASASQMFKVPVEKNGENSHLRQKGKIAELALGYGGSVGALKAMGALELGLKEDELYPLVNAWRETNPAIVRFWWDVDKAVKKVVQEKTSVSTYGIRFSYESGFLFITLPSNRRLAYVKPRMGRNKFDSPCVTYEGIGVAKKWERIETYGPKVVENIIQAISRDLLSHAMINLKNTYICMHVHDEIVVEASSELNLEDVISTMAILPKWAKGLALNAEGFETTFYKKD, encoded by the coding sequence ATGACGCATCTAAGTATAGACATTGAAACTTACTCCTCAACAAACCTAGTCAAAAGTGGGGTCTACCGTTATGTAGAAGCTGATGATTTTGAAGTTATGCTTTTTGGCTATTCAATTGATGGAGGTAAAGTTGAAGTTGTTGATATTGTTCAAGGAGAAACTATACCCGAATCAATTACCGAGGCTCTGTTCGACGACTCAATTTTGAAATGGGCCTTCAATGCTAATTTTGAAAGAATTTGTTTATCGAAGTTTCTTGGGCTTTCTCAAGGACAATACTTATCTCCATCTTCATGGCATTGCACTATGATATGGAGTGCATACTTAGGCCTACCTCTTTCTTTAGAAGGTGCTGGAGCTATCTTAGGTTTAGAAAAACAAAAACTGAATGAAGGCAAAGAACTTATTCGATATTTTTGTAATCCTTGTTCTCCAACAATTTCAAATGAGGGGCGATTACGTAACAAAGCTACAGATGATCCTATTCGTTGGGAACTCTTTGCTGCTTACAACCGTCGTGATGTAGAAGTTGAACTAGCAATACAAAAACGCCTTTCTCGCTTTCCTGTCCCTTCACATATTTGGCAAGAGTATCACTTAGATCAAATTATAAATGATAGAGGTGTAAAAATTGACATACCTTTTGTGTCTAACGCAATTGTCATGGATGAACGCTCCAAAGAAGAAATATCTAACCGTCTAAAATATATTACAGACTTAGAAAATCCAAATTCTGTAATGCAACTAAAAGAGTGGCTTAATGATCAAGGCATCGAAATAGATACACTTGGTCGTAAAGATGTTGAGAAATCAATCAAGCATACCCCTGATTATATCCAAGAAGTATTAACTCTACGGTTAAAGCTAGCCAAATCATCAGTAAGAAAATATGAAGCAATGTTGGCTACTGTTTGTAGAGACAGTAGAGCTCGTGGAATGTTTCAATTTTATGGAGCTAATCGGACAGGAAGATGGGCAGGAAGGCGTGTACAACTACAAAACTTACCACAAAACAGAATTGAAGATTTAGAAGTTGCCCGCTCTTTAGTTGAAAGTGGAAATTATGATGCTGTAAAATTATTGTATTCTAATGTTCCTGACACACTTTCTCAATTAATACGTACGGCATTTATCCCCGAGTCAAATAAGCGTCTACTAGTTTCAGATTTCTCAGCTATTGAAGCTAGAGTTATCGCTTGGCTTGCTAATGAAAAATGGAGAATAAATGTATTTAAAGATGGGGGTGATATCTACTGTGCTTCTGCATCTCAGATGTTTAAGGTCCCAGTAGAGAAGAACGGAGAGAATTCACATCTTAGACAAAAAGGAAAAATCGCAGAACTTGCATTAGGTTATGGTGGCTCTGTTGGGGCATTAAAAGCAATGGGAGCTCTTGAATTAGGTTTAAAAGAAGATGAGCTTTATCCCTTAGTTAATGCTTGGAGAGAGACCAATCCCGCCATTGTGCGATTTTGGTGGGATGTTGATAAAGCAGTCAAAAAAGTAGTTCAAGAAAAAACCAGCGTTAGTACATATGGGATTCGCTTTTCATATGAAAGTGGGTTTTTATTTATAACTCTCCCCTCTAATCGTCGACTTGCTTATGTAAAGCCTAGGATGGGAAGAAATAAATTCGATTCTCCTTGTGTTACCTATGAAGGAATTGGAGTGGCTAAAAAATGGGAACGTATCGAAACCTACGGCCCTAAAGTAGTTGAAAATATAATTCAAGCAATAAGTCGAGATCTGCTTAGCCATGCCATGATTAATCTCAAAAACACATACATATGTATGCACGTTCATGATGAAATTGTTGTTGAAGCTTCAAGTGAACTTAATCTTGAAGATGTTATCTCAACCATGGCAATCCTGCCTAAATGGGCTAAAGGCCTGGCTCTTAATGCAGAAGGATTTGAAACCACATTTTACAAAAAGGATTAG
- a CDS encoding DUF2815 family protein, with product MSNFENPMKVITGKDTRWSYANVWEPVSINGGTPKYSVSLIIPKSDKDTLQKIKLAIEAAYKEGEMKLRGSGKSVPPLSALKTPLRDGDIDRPDDSAYEGAYFINANSTTAPGIVDATCNPVLNRSEVYSGVYGRASITFYAFNSNGNRGIACGLQNLQLLSPGEPLGGKASAESDFATYEDDDFLA from the coding sequence TTTGAAAATCCAATGAAGGTAATCACAGGCAAAGATACACGTTGGTCTTATGCAAATGTATGGGAGCCAGTATCAATTAATGGCGGAACTCCCAAGTATTCAGTTTCTCTTATCATTCCCAAAAGTGACAAGGACACTCTTCAAAAGATTAAATTAGCAATTGAAGCTGCTTACAAAGAAGGTGAAATGAAACTTAGGGGCAGTGGAAAAAGTGTGCCTCCCCTTTCAGCTCTAAAAACACCTCTTAGGGATGGGGATATAGATCGTCCAGATGATTCTGCGTATGAAGGAGCCTATTTCATCAACGCAAACAGCACCACAGCACCGGGAATAGTAGATGCTACTTGTAATCCTGTGCTCAACCGTAGTGAGGTTTACTCCGGTGTGTATGGACGGGCATCAATTACCTTTTATGCTTTTAACTCTAATGGCAATCGTGGTATTGCCTGTGGTTTACAAAACTTACAACTTCTAAGTCCTGGTGAACCACTCGGAGGTAAAGCAAGTGCAGAAAGTGACTTTGCAACCTATGAAGACGATGATTTTCTTGCATGA